In Plasmodium vivax chromosome 14, whole genome shotgun sequence, the genomic window TGTACCCACACAGGGCGTACTCATCCTTCTGCTGCGTAATATTGCTATTTACATTCGAACCGCATAGCACATCGTCAGCCGCTTTTTCATTGCTACTAATGCTGCGTGACATTTGgatgtatttttctttcaagtTGTTTCCCTCCGTTTTTACGTAATCgcctatcatttttttcagccCTTCTATGGCCTCCGGAAAataggaaaacaaaatatacgTCCTTCTTAAACATCTTATGTTGTTACTTTTCAGCATGTCAAAAATGTTGTTTTTATTACTGAGCAGTTGttccaatttttcatatattaatattctGACGACAATATTGGTCACCCTTTCGCAAGTCTCCTCTATCAGATTTaacgttttgtttttttcaaattctttttgTATTGAACTTTCAATTGAAATAATGTACTCATCAAAGGTTAAATTGAGGAGCCAATTGTCTCCTTCctgtttataataattttccacattttccaaaatttttttttctatatcaTGTTCGTACATTTTCTCGTTACTGTCTTCATCTAGCTCTTTATACAGATGAACCAAATCacagaataattttttctcctcttctttttcgtcCTTCCTCAGATTGTCATAAATTTGGTATACGATATTTCGAATTACCTCTCTCAAATCGTTAAAAAGagtaattttgaaaatattctTGGTATACGCACTTAGGCACAAGGAGCTGTTATACTCCACATAGTAACGATCCAGGTACctcaaaaatttattcatcCAGCTGGtgtaaaatgaatatttaaacCAGGCGTCTATCAAAATTTTCGTCTTCATTAAttcccctttgttttttaacaacggttttattttttccacagCGTACACGGATAGGCTTTCTCCATATTTCCTATACACCTCTTTggaataacaaaatggggttTTTCTTGCACACATATTGTATACAACTGTGTACAGCCTCGTGTACTCCGTGGCACTGAATAGATGCTTGTTATGTTCgatgttttcattttccaaataattttctatcTTCTCTATCGCCTCTTCCTTGATTATTTTCCACCCGCTCTCGAAATTTACATTTGCAAtgtccattttggctagctcgttTTATCCCCATTCGGCCGCACTTCGGCACGTGCGCGTAGGCGTGTATCCCTCGTTTGTAAGAAGGTGTTATCTCAAGTTACCCACAAAATAGGGCTCCTCGCACATGTCTGTGCTGTGCAGGCATGTACAAGCACGCGCGCACACATATGTGCTGCTTCACCTGTAGAATGCGTTCGACTTCACTCGGCGGAAAGGCAGAACGGGGGGCAGCAGTCATGTTCGCGCGCGTTACAAATCGCCACGCACTTCGGCAAAATGCTGCGATGCGGGGAAAAGCTGCGGAATGGTTTATGTACGCTGGTGTGTATGGCGCGCGGGGGAGCAGCAAAGCGGTAGGGCGGCAGAGCGGCCAGCGATGGTtggaattaattttttttttaacgtccgtaaaaagttttaaaagaTAAGAGGGCAGTATGGGCGGTATGCACGTATagcatttatacatatacgcaCGCGCGTGCCTCCCCTTTCTCCGCGCTCTTCAAAAACGCACACGCATTTGCTGCGAAGCAGGAACCACaacaaagaggaaaaataagtTCAGTtgatgggggggaaaaaaaatgttctcttttaaaaaaaaaatatagcgaGGCGAATAATAGCAAAATTTAGCCACGCTTCATATAATGGGAATCCTCGCAATCATTTGCGCAGAAATAAACACACACCTTTTTCGCAGCGGGCCCAAAtcataattaattttgttgaACAGACATTGGAGGGATGGAGACATACCATTGGGAGGAGTAAACTGAAAGGGGGggaccccttttttcttacagCGAAGTGTTCCGCTTTGCCCGTTCGTCCGTTTGCCCGTTCAGCTGTTtggtaatatatattttttttttttcccctttgcgatTTCCCCCCAATGCGCATAAAGAAGTAtacaaaaaggcaaacataCAACTTGAAAGTAGGGGTGAAGGTGGGCGCGATGCTGTTCCCCTTGGTGATAATGCTACACTTctgtacatatgcattttCGTTGGGGAAATAGCCCTACTCACGTATATACACACCCTTGTtcgtgaaaaaggaaaaggtcATTCACTTGCTTTTGTTTGTCCGGTTGTCTGCACGGCCGTCCGCATACTcgctttcaaaaaaaggaagcgtaTTTTCCATTCTGCGATTTTTCCCTATCTCTGTAGATTCGCATAAGGTGAAAAACGGGCGCATGTTCGCTACTTTTACAAAAGAATATTGTGCCATTTAAGGCGCGTCATTTTACCTCTGCACAGGTACACATTCGTTGCAAACCCAAATGAAAAACTCTTTCGTCCCCTCAAATGATACAATTTTTGCACTTaacagaaaaaggaaaaatactcACCAAAGAGCCAATGGaaaacttttcattttgccaCACGATCAGGCGGAGTAAAAACGTTCCAGAGCACTTCACGACGGTGCGAGTATGTtctaaattgaaaaaatattgcataaaaaaaatttgtgcaGTTCCTCTTCATATGCGCACAAAGCGTTTCTGCCACTCGCGCAGTTGTGGTGAATCCTATGAAGGGGCAACCGAGTTGCAGCGAGTTTGAATCATTTGTCTTCCTCTTTCTGCGTACGCATTCAGATGGatatttatgaaatatttcgctcaattatttttttttttttttcttcactttcaTGCATCCAGTTAACATCACATTTttgagttaaaaaatatttcgtgTTATAAAACGCATGCTGGTGTGATTTCCTGTCTGGAAAACATTTTCTGTTCGCTTAGTTGgcgacaattttttttttttttttgttgctacACATATCGtaatgttattttaatgtatacacaaatattttttttaattgatcTGGCTAAGTGATCGCGTTACTGTTTCACTCGACGGCATGCGTTCACCTGCTCATGCACTTGTCTCTTTGCTCATATGAGCAGAAAAGGAGCACACAAAACTTCAAACATTCGTTTTAGCTAACAGATTTTCTCACGCCCCGTTGCCTTCTCCGACGTGACTCAAATTGTTGGATTTATCGCCTccttaaatggaaaaaatgatggcgagaaaattgcaaaaaaatgttctacaaaaatgaaaattgcGCCAAACCGTTCGGgagatttttcaaaataggtACGGACACGCATCCTAGGCAATTGCCAACATGTCCATTTTCATATGCACATAAGTGTGACTACGTGTGCAGGTCCATGCGTGGTCCGCGCGGGGGTGGAGAACACCCTACTGAAAGGTTAATTCTGCTCTGCGCGGATAttgcctcccctttttcatcGCGCCAGAGCAGCGGTGTTGATAAATACACACGCACCTGTGTAagcatgtatatatttatatgtatgtttatatatgcacacgtgtgtgattgactttttcccccttggcaTGTGCAGATAACCACCGCTGACAGCACAAATGCTCATGCGCAAAGCACGCAGTTGTGTAGACGCGGTGTAGACAGATAGAGAGACCTACGTCGCACCTCAGCAAGTGGCAGAATCacttttgttccttttttttcccaaaatagATCAGAGACAAATTGTGTAACTCCACCTGACGTTGTTTACACCCCTCCagatagaataaaaaaaaaaaaaaaatgtcggACGCGTCAACTTGCCCACTTAACGACTTCTTCGACATCGATGAAGAAAACAACTTggatgaattaaaaaagggagacgCAGAAATATACGAGGGAACGTTTTTATCGTACATTTATAACCAATTTGCGTTCTGTTGCACGAATTTTTTCGAcgagttggaaaaaaaaaaaaaaaaaaaaaacattacatTGAAGAAAACCTTCTTGGATGACTataagaacaaaaaggaTGTTAGCCAATTCCAGGTCTTTGATAAAATCCTCAAAAAAAGTGCAGACTTAGCTAAGGAGGTGCCACTGGATTCGAAGTATTTTAACCCCCACGTGAGTACACTACCGagtggtgaagaaaaaaaagaaaaataatgcaaattTATTACCCGTCGGTGTAGAGACACAGAATTGATCCCCCTCttgggggaaaagcaaaatttatACGAACATCCCCGCAGTgcaaaaacgggaaaaaagaaaacacattATCGTacctcctccattttgcatttttgtgaTGGCCCTAAAAAGTatcatcatatttttctttcttttccatCCCCCCTTCCGTAGGCAGACTGGTGTGAGTGCGCCCATGAAGTAGACATTGAACTGACGAGCGAAGAAGTGgagttttgcatttttaacttttttttaaaaatgtacagaTCGGAATCAAGAGACAAAGATTTACTTCTATCCATCATACTGGAATGTCTGTACAGCaggaaaaatttcaaaaaggaGTTTTACGCTCAGAAagcaaaattgaaatttttaaaagaaataaaaaatatagaaataaGCAGCTTCAAGGAATCATTAAATGAATTGATTAACACAATTGAAAATAccaattttgttcaaattaATTCAGACCAAATGACGAGTGATAAATTTCACTTCAAATTGTACGTCACCATCCAAATTAAATATACCTATGgagtttacatttttaattgcgATGAGATTTACGACATCGTTGTTATTGATTGTAATactttaaataataatatgccCAAAATGATGAGCTTTTGCTCCTTGAGGAAATTTATATCCTTCCTGAGCAGCGTTTATTCCACCAATTTTTCTGATGAAAATGTGCATCACTCATTTCCAATCGTCGTGTACGAGTCCAAGGAGTGCTACGCACTGTCGCATAATCACCTCCCCCTTAAGGAGACGGTCTTCAATAACAGAAGGGGCAATTTACAGAAAAAGGACATTTTGAATGACCAAGGGGGGGACGATCTGGACGGGGAGCAAAGCGAAGAGGAGTCGCATGGCGTTGAATCATAGAGGAAGGAGAACCAGCAAGACATTGTTCCATGTGGAAGTACACGAAAATGCGCATAATTGGCATccataaaaatggggggggaagataGGCAAAATGGAGACCCATCCTTAACCGACGTTATCCTGTACATATAATTCATTACGTATGTGTTGCTCCACGCACATCTCCTCAGGCGGGCCAATTCAACCCAAAGGTGAGTTCACTTAAAGCCGTTTCCAGGCGATGCTCTACGTTTTTGTCTAAACGGAATGGGAACAATTTCAGCGAAATGCTCAAAATGAAGGTGCGCAATTTGTGCTTGCCTGCAGAAAAAGTGGATTGATACACCCACATACATAGATGCACAAGGGATCATCTGAACGTTCAGATAGGCAAGCAGATACAGACCGCGAGCCCGCTCTGGAACGCTGCAAACAACACAGGAGGAGGAACTACAAAGCGGCATATAAGCGAAAAGCTTAAAAAGTACACAGGGGCAAAGTAAATGAAAGCTGCAGATTTGCTTATTTGAAACACGCATTATGGTATCGTATATATTAGGAGGACGCAATTCAAAAGGGTGATACTCTctaaaggggggagggggggggggattattttgccttttcgtGCACTGCCAGGAGATTACCCTAAGGTTGATGTATCCTTGTGAGCACATCCAGAACGGCCTTCGTTTCTAACACGTCGTGAACTCTGATAAGGTCCACCTTTTTGTAAAAGCTGTAGGAAGCAATGGCTAGCCCGCCTaggaaaaagggagaaaaaagggggaggtgtTAAACATGGGGACTCATACATAACTTAGAGTTGATGAAAGGATAAACAAATGTACAGCACATGTAGGGGACACTCTACATGCACGTTTTGCA contains:
- a CDS encoding hypothetical protein, conserved (encoded by transcript PVX_123225A), which produces MSDASTCPLNDFFDIDEENNLDELKKGDAEIYEGTFLSYIYNQFAFCCTNFFDELEKKKKKKNITLKKTFLDDYKNKKDVSQFQVFDKILKKSADLAKEVPLDSKYFNPHADWCECAHEVDIELTSEEVEFCIFNFFLKMYRSESRDKDLLLSIILECLYSRKNFKKEFYAQKAKLKFLKEIKNIEISSFKESLNELINTIENTNFVQINSDQMTSDKFHFKLYVTIQIKYTYGVYIFNCDEIYDIVVIDCNTLNNNMPKMMSFCSLRKFISFLSSVYSTNFSDENVHHSFPIVVYESKECYALSHNHLPLKETVFNNRRGNLQKKDILNDQGGDDLDGEQSEEESHGVES